A window of Benincasa hispida cultivar B227 chromosome 9, ASM972705v1, whole genome shotgun sequence genomic DNA:
GGATCTTGCTCCTTTTAGCTAATTTGCAGTGCATTTGACTCGAGGGAACAGAATGACTTTTAGGGGGTGAATATAACTTGTGAGGAGGTTATATCTTAAGGGAGGTCCAAACCTCCCTTTGGGAGTATCATGTATGTAACTAGAAAAGTTCATAATTATTCCTTATTTTTTACCATTGGAGCCTTTTTTCTGTGGAGGCTTTTTGACTTTTTTCTTTACTCCCTTTGATTTGGGATGATTTCTTTTGTGTATTTCaagtaatataataataataacaacaaatgTATTCCGATTTCCTTCGCTTTGCTTCTGAAGTAGGGAGGGGTGGTATTATTGCTTCTCAAAGGATGAAGGTTTTCATTGAATTTCCCCTTGCCCGTGTAAATAGTTCTGAACTATGTTGTGCTTTTCATGGTGCTTGGGTAGTAATCAACTATTATATAAGAAAGTTGAATATATTATGTGTTTAAAAGTCTTCTTGTTCTTATAAGTGTTTGTCTTTGATCACTCGGGCAGATTTTCTTACCATTGACAAAGTAGAAAAGCAAATGGCTGCTGGCAGGGTGGCTCACGTCACACTTAAAGGACCGAGTGTGGTCAAGGAGATATTGACAGGAATGGGACTTGCTTTGTTTGCTGGTAGCTTTTGGAAAATGCATCAATGGAATGAGCAGAGGAAAGTGAGAGCTTTCTATGATCTACTGGAGAAGGGTGAGATCGGTGTCGTTGTTGATGAAGAATAGATTTTACACTCATCATGATATTATGGAACACATTCACCAGCttgtttatcattttttttttgaaaacctCGTTGTATTGCTCTTGGATTAGAGATGAcatgtttatcttttgcaacCATTTCTGCAAATAAGAACATGATAGACAGATTTTGGACTTAATAAACTTTATTTCatgatttgtttttcttttgtgcaTCACATTCGACTTCTCATCGGAGTTGAAAGCTATCCTGGAATTCTGCAATGCAGGCTTCTTTAGCAAATCAAAATAGATCTTGTGATTCTTATGGAGATCATAGAATATTTGTTATGATTTGCAAGATTTTTGTGGACCATTTACGGCATCCGACCCTTGGAGTGCGTTATTTGGTAAAATGAATGGTCATTGTGAAATCCATATATTTAAATACGTACAATTTCTATCAGTTGGAAGAAAATGTAAATCATGCATTTAGAACAAGAAATGTGTTTGTCAAATTCTTCCTTGTTCATGAAATGAGAGCGATAAATAGTGCAGCAGTTGTGGTTGTGGGTCGTTTCTCAGTGTCAGTGGTTTGGCCAAGAGATTTGTGGAACAGGTAAACAACTAACAATATAAAATCGAAGTATAAGTCAAAATGAGCTTCACTTAGTGGTATTGACATGTGTTCTGATTCATGAGAtcaaaaattcaaacaaaaaaaaaatataagtataAATATAGTTCTTGTGTATTTCATGGGAGGGGAAACTGAAATCACATTGAGTTTTGTTGATGTGATCGAAGCCAAGTCCACGGATTACAAAAACTATCCTTAAACtttgttatttatcttttttagaAAAGTTACAACATTTCATTGACcattgatatttaaaaaatgttccTAAGTTCAACGAGCCTAATTCTAATTGTTTTGTTTCGAAGTAAACCATGAGACGGTTCAAATAAGCTCTGAAAGGAGAAGGTTGGAATGCCAACTGGCATCTATTATTACATTCACCTGACTCGATAATATAAGGTGGACATTTGATTGAAGATGACTTGAGAGAGTATAACAGTGGCCTAGAATGGAAACTAGAATTCAAAATACCAGTTTCTAACCACAATTCTAATCAATTTGTACTCCGATTGTagctttaaaatatttattagatATCAATGTAATACTTCAAACAAAGTGCAacgttcaattatatatatatatatatatatataaattcttctTCGTCTTCTCATGTCGAGACAATCTcgaaaacaaataaatacaaaaaactttgattttcattttatgggAATTGATTTTTCAGTTTTCTTGGTTCAACTTATTTGTATGTGGTCGCTAAATTCTATAGAttgtaaaaaattattaatttaccaCAATTGTATTACatactaaataaaatattaatatagatAAGGTATTATAAATACACGTGCATAGACGGTTCATTGTGAAGAAACGTAGGTCCTTAACTTACCAATTTGAGCACAATTCgataaattattacaaaagatCTATAATATTCTCTAAAATGTCACCCTACATTTATTGAACTAACCAAAAGATATATTTGGTTGTCTTAATTCCTAAACAAGATCTTCTGTTGCCCACGAATAATGAAAAGAATTACAAGTTCTATTCCAAAGGGAAATAGATGGATGGAGACTTTCACTTGACAAActgtatattttgtaacatATTGAGTATATGTTAACATTTCAAgtgtttagttttgaaaataaattattttagaaaaaaattgaagtatttgatATCCaatcaaaataacttttaaaatactttcaaaatatatttttaatggtttttatcaagagtttaaataaaaatgagttttttgaaaaatacttttttgtcTAGTTAATCCAAATAGACCTAAATAGACCATTAGGATAGTTGGAGCCCGCAGGCGAGTTCTATCAGATAAAGCTAATGATTAGAGGCATTGGGGACACAATACCCTCAACTTATTCTCAAACTTTAAATAGGTAAAATAGGTAGGACGGCATGATTGCTTTGGATGTACGATATATGTGCTGCATGAATGGACTGGATATTCAAGCTTAAGCTCGAAGGGTAGGTCGCATGGGATGTGGGAGTAGTCTATGAAAAAAAGAGACCATGGTGGTTGGATGCCAAGTATATGGGCTGAGCGCTAGTGTGCATGCCAAGGCTCGTGGCCATTAATTAATAGATTTATGCAATCATTATGATTGAACCCTTTCATTATGGGGATAAGATGTAGATAActacaattaaaacaaaaaattaatctGATGCACATATTACTTAAAATATACACAATATAACATTTCAAACCATTATACTTTTATTAACCATTTCCTTGATACTTGTAGCAAGTAAAAACGAGAACCATTTACCAGATATCAGAGCTAAGagacattcataacttatggGGGAAAAAACAGTTTAACTGCTTCTGAGGATTCAAGTTGCTATTGCTcaaattgtttaaatataaattttcgcCTCCTTAGATCATATATATAGCAACCAGAACATGATATCCCAATTATGCCGTCTtcgtaaaatggaaaaatgatgTAAATTTCTTACCAAAAGGCTCACCCTTTATTTTAACCTGGAATGGTACACTTCAGAAGCATGGATCTGTATCTTCCACTCCAATGCAAGTTGTTGTACTTCGAGAGTCCTCAACCATGCTTCTTATTTTACAAATTGATTCTTCACTTCACTCTTGGCTGCAAATGATCAGCAAGAACATCTACACAACAAAAGCAGAATGTTCCAAGTGTTAATAGTAATCAGTACACGAATGAGACATAAAGAACCTTGAGTGATGCATCATATTTCATCTACATAAAGAAGCTCTCCATTTGCAATTAAATTGTAGAGAGCTCttgattgaatgaaatggattTTGTAGGTAAAAGTTTACATTATCACTTTTATTGTAGTACGTGTTTTTAAAGCTCAAAGGTACACTAAATGGGACTTAACCGTAAAAtcttgattattattatttttaaaaatgacgaAAAATCTCCAAGGCCGCAGGTTTTGAGCCTTGGGGTTTCACAAACGGCGCGTCTTATTTTGTGAGCCTCATCTTTTCAAGGCAAGGCGTCAAACCTGCATCTTGTGCCTAGGCACGCGCCTGGGAAGGTTTTTCAAAACACTAATTCTAGTAAACATGTTAGTAGCAACCACTTC
This region includes:
- the LOC120085194 gene encoding cytochrome c oxidase subunit 5C-like; this encodes MAAGRVAHVTLKGPSVVKEILTGMGLALFAGSFWKMHQWNEQRKVRAFYDLLEKGEIGVVVDEE